The stretch of DNA AAGATATAATAACGGTTTTAATACGGTTCCTTTACGTCAATTTACACCTATTGAAATGGATATATTTTGGTCTATTTGTTCCAAGATGAAAAGAAAAGGGACTAAAGAAATTACCTTTGAATTTGAAACTTTTAAAGAGCTTGCTAATTATACCCGTAGGGAAAAAGAAGGCTTCTACAAAGCTTTAAAGACTCTCTCAGATAAACTAGGTTCTCTAACATATAAATTTGAAGATGAAGACGAATTTGAGCAATTATGGTTATTTCAGCGATTTTACATTAGTAAAAAGAATGAATCTGTTACTATTCAAGCTAGCGAACGCTTTGAATTTATTTTGAATTCAATCGGCAATGATTTCACTAGATTTGAACTTGAAAATATAACTCATTTATCTAGTGGTTATACTAAGGAACTATACAGACAATTAATGTCACATAGAGATAAGAAAACTCGAAAAGGTGCTTGGTATGTTAAAGTCGAAGATTTTAGATCTGTAATGCAAGTTCCACAGAGTTTTAGAATGACTAATATTGATAAGAGGATTTTTGATGTTGCTAACAAAGAATTTACAACTCCAAATGAATATGGCGAAGTTATATTTTCAAAATTTAGAGTAGAAAAAGTAAAAGCTCGAAAAGGTAATAAGATTTCTTCTTTTAGAATATATTTTCAAGAACCTGATATTTTGACAGTTCCTATGACTAATTGGTTAGAAGATAGTGAGGAATCTTTATATGCAAAATAAAGTATTAACTCTCAAACAACTAGCAGATAAATTAGAGGTTAGTAAGTCTTATATAGATAAAACAATTCGCACACTTGGTATGCATACTGAGTTGAAAAAAGATGGTAATAGATATGTCGTTAATCCCCATCAACAAAAGGAAATAGAACGTTTTTTAGATAATAAAAAATCGCATACTGAAACGC from Vagococcus intermedius encodes:
- a CDS encoding replication initiation protein; translated protein: MSNDVVRYNNGFNTVPLRQFTPIEMDIFWSICSKMKRKGTKEITFEFETFKELANYTRREKEGFYKALKTLSDKLGSLTYKFEDEDEFEQLWLFQRFYISKKNESVTIQASERFEFILNSIGNDFTRFELENITHLSSGYTKELYRQLMSHRDKKTRKGAWYVKVEDFRSVMQVPQSFRMTNIDKRIFDVANKEFTTPNEYGEVIFSKFRVEKVKARKGNKISSFRIYFQEPDILTVPMTNWLEDSEESLYAK